The genomic region ACCTGGCGCATCGTCGAGGATGCCGCGTTGTTGCCCGGTGGTTGCCGCGTCGAGACCGAACACAGCCGCATCGATGCCACGGTGGAAACCCGCATCAGCCAGATCATGGCCAAATTATTGGACCAACTGCATGAGCAAGCCCTGCACCCGGCAGAGCCAGACTTGAGCGTTGACCTGGATGCCTCCGATGCGCCTTGATCGCACCAGTTTCGCCAAGCGCCTGGGCAGCTACGCCGAGGCGACCGAGTTGCCCGGCCAGCCGATCCTCGAAGGGCGCCTGTTGCGCATGGTCGGCCTGACCCTCGAAGCCGAGGGGTTGCGCGCCGCCATGGGCAGTCGCTGCATGGTGATCAACGACGACAGTTACCACCCGGTGCAGGTCGAAGCTGAAGTAATGGGCTTTTCCGGCAGCAAGATTTTCCTCATGCCGGTGGGCAGCCTCGCCGGCATCGCCCCCGGCGCCCGCGTGGTGCCCCTGGCCGATACCGGCCGCCTGCCCATGGGCATGGGCATGCTCGGCCGCGTACTTGACGGTGCCGGGCGCGCGCTGGATGGCAAGGGCGGCATGAAAGCCGAAGACTGGGTGCCCATGGACGGCCCCACCATCAACCCGCTCAAGCGCAACCCCATCAGCGTGCCGCTCGACGTGGGCATTCGCAGCATCAACGGTTTATTGACGGTCGGTCGCGGCCAGCGCCTGGGCCTGTTCGCCGGTACCGGCGTGGGTAAGTCGGTGTTGCTGGGCATGATGACGCGCTTTACCGAGGCCGACATCATTGTGGTGGGCTTGATCGGTGAGCGGGGGCGTGAGGTCAAGGAGTTCATCGAGCACAGTCTCGGTGAGGAAGGACTCAAGCGTTCGGTGGTAGTGGCCTCGCCTGCGGATGATGCGCCGCTGATGCGCCTGCGCGCCGCGATGTACTGCACCCGCATCGCTGAATATTTTCGCGACAAGGGCAAGAATGTCCTGTTGCTGATGGACTCGCTGACGCGTTTCGCCCAGGCCCAGCGGGAAATCGCCCTGGCCATCGGTGAACCGCCCGCTACCAAGGGCTACCCGCCGTCGGTATTCGCCAAGTTGCCCAAACTGGTGGAACGCGCTGGTAATGCCGAGGCCGGCGGTGGCTCGATCACGGCGTTCTATACGGTATTGTCTGAAGGCGACGACCAGCAGGACCCAATTGCTGACTCGGCGCGGGGCGTGCTCGACGGGCATATCGTGCTGTCGCGGCGGTTGGCGGAAGAAGGGCACTACCCGGCCATCGACATCGAAGCGTCCATCAGCCGGGTCATGCCGTCGGTGGTCACGCCCGAGCATATGGCCCGTGCCCAGCAATTCAAGCAGCTGTGGTCGCGCTACCAGCAGAGCCGCGACCTGATCAGCGTCGGTGCCTATGTGGCCGGTGGCGACCGCGACACCGACCTGGCCATCGCCTTGCAGCCGCAACTGGTGACCTACCTGCGCCAGGGCCTTAACGACAAGATCAGCATGGCCGAAAGCCAGGCGCATCTGCAGTCCATCTTCGCCCCCGCGCCGGGCGGCTAAGCCATGGCCAACAGCCGCGCCGCACGCCTGGCCCCAGTGGTGGACATGGCCGAAAAGGCTGAGAAAGCCGCTGTGCAGCGCCTGGGTTATTTCCAGGGCCAGGTGCGCCTGGCGGAGAGCAAGCTGGGCGACCTGGAGCGCTTTCGCGTCGAATACCAGCAGCAATGGATCGATCGCGGCAGCAAAGGCGTGTCGGGCCAGTGGCTGATGGGTTACCAGGGCTTTCTCAACCAGCTTGAGACGGCTGTCGGCCAACAGCGCCAGAGCCTGGCCTGGCACCAGAACAACCTCGACAAGGCCCGCGAGGCCTGGCAAGCGGCGTTCGCCCGTGTGGAAGGGTTGCGCAAGCTGGTGCAGCGTTATATCGACGAAGCGCGGGCGATTGAAGACAAACGCGAGCAAAAGCTGCTCGATGAACTGTCCCAGCGCCTGCCCCGCCACGAACAGTTCTAGCTAACGACGCAGGGTAAATGTGGGAGGGGGCTTGCTCCCGATAGCGGTGTGTCAGCCAGCAAATCCATTGCTGACACATCGCTATCGGGAGCAAGCCCCCTCCCACATTTGATTCGATGTGTTGCTTGGATCCGGTTCGCCTGCTACACCTTGTTGCACAGTGCCCACGACAAGGAAGCAGTCACATGTCAATCGAGTCAGAAGTATCCCTGGATGGGAAGAAGTTGACGATCGCAATCAAGGGCCGGTTCGATTTCGGCAGCCATCAGGCGTTTCGGGAGGCCTACGAGCGGTTCTACAAGGTGCCCGAGACCTATATTGTCGATCTCAAGGAGACCACCTATATGGACAGTTCTGCCTTGGGCATGCTCCTGCTGCTACGTGATCATGCGGGCGGAGATGACGCCGAGGTTCGTGTGCTCAACAGCAACTCCGACGTGCGCAAGATCCTCGCCATCTCCAACTTCGACAAGTTGTTCGACATCAGTTGAGCGCCCTGGCCCCGGTCCTTGAGGCGCTGACCATCCTGATCGCCGAAGACAGCGCCGCCGACCGTCTGTTGCTGTCGACCATCATTCGTCGTCAGGGCCACCAGGTGTTGACTGCCAGTAATGGTGTCGAGGCGGTCGAGATCTTTGCCCTCGAGCGCCCGCAGCTGGTGTTGATGGACGCGCTGATGCCGGTGATGGATGGCTTCGAAGCCGCCCGGCAGATTAAGCAACTGGCGGGGGAGGCGCTGGTGCCGATCATCTTCCTTACCTCATTGCGTGAAAGCGAAGCCCTGGCCCAGTGCCTGGATGCCGGTGGCGACGACTTCCTGCCCAAACCCTACAACCCACTGATCCTGGCGGCGAAGATCAACGCCATGGACCGCCTGCGGCGCCTGCAGGCCATGGTCCTGCAACAGCGTGACCTGATCGCCAGGCACCACGAACACCTGCTGCATGAGCAGCGGGCGGCCAAGGCGGTGTTCGACAAGGTTGCCCATTCCGGTTGTATCAACGCCGCACCGAATATCCGCTACCTGCAATCGCCCTATGCGCTGTTCAACGGTGACTTGCTGCTGGCGGCCTACACACCGTCCGGTGACATGCATGTGTTGCTCGGCGACTTCACCGGCCATGGGCTGCCTGCTGCCATCGGCGCCATGCCCCTGGCCGAGGTGTTCTATGGCATGACCGCCAAGGGTTATGGCTTGACCCAGACGTTGCGAGAGATGAACGCCAAGCTCAAGCGTATCCTGCCGGTGGACATGTTCTGCTGCGCCACCTTGCTGTGCCTGAGCGCCCAGCGGCGGGCGGTGGAGGTGTGGAACGGCGGCATGCCCGAAGGCTATGTGCATGAAGTCGCCACCGGCCGGCGCACGCCGTTGATATCGCGACATCTGCCCTTGGGTGTGTTGTCGGCGGAGGCGTTCGATGACAGCACTGAGGTCTGGCCCATGGCCTTGGGCGACCGGGTGTTCCTGCTCTCCGATGGCGTGCTGGATACCGCTGACGCCAACGACCAGTTGTTCGGTGCCGCCCGCTTGCAACAGGTGTTCGCCGCCAACCGCGAGCCCGACCGCCTGTTCGAGGATATCGAACAGGCCCTGGCAGCATTTCGCGGCCAGACGCGGGACGATGTGAGCATGGTCGAGATCACTTTGCTGTCTGCTCCGCCGCTGCGTATGGCTGAGCCAATGTATGCCGACAGCGGCCAGTCGAGCCCGCTGGACTGGTCGGTGAGTTTCGAGTTTCGCGCCCAGACTCTCAAAAACTACAACCCGCTGCCGTACTTGCTGCAACTGCTGCTGGAGGTCCACGGCCTGCGCGAGCAGAGCGGGGCGCTCTACAGCGTGATGGCCGAGTTGTATTCCAATGCCCTGGAGCATGGCGTGCTGGGCCTGGATTCAGCGCTCAAGCGCGATGCGCAGGGTTTTGCGCAGTATTATCGCCAGCGCAATGAGCGGCTGGCGCAATTGAATAGTGGCTATGTGCGCGTGCATGTACAGGTGGCGCCGACCGACCAGGGTGGCACTATGACCTTGCGGGTTGAAGACAGCGGGTCGGGTTTTGACGTAGACAGGGAATTGGCGCGGCCGGTGGACGTCGACCGTCTGTCTGGCCGGGGCTTGAGTCTGGTGCGTCAATTGAGCAGCGCCGTACGCTGGTCCGATGGCGGGCGCAGCGTCTGCGTGGAATTTTGTTGGGAGGCTCTGGCATAATCCGCCGATTCTTGATCAAGGAGCGAGCAAGTGGCTGAGATTCATTTGGATCCCGACGTGTTGTCGGGTTTGCAGGACGTCATGGAGGGGGAGTATCCCAAACTGCTCGACACCTTCCTCGATGA from Pseudomonas synxantha harbors:
- the fliI gene encoding flagellar protein export ATPase FliI; the protein is MRLDRTSFAKRLGSYAEATELPGQPILEGRLLRMVGLTLEAEGLRAAMGSRCMVINDDSYHPVQVEAEVMGFSGSKIFLMPVGSLAGIAPGARVVPLADTGRLPMGMGMLGRVLDGAGRALDGKGGMKAEDWVPMDGPTINPLKRNPISVPLDVGIRSINGLLTVGRGQRLGLFAGTGVGKSVLLGMMTRFTEADIIVVGLIGERGREVKEFIEHSLGEEGLKRSVVVASPADDAPLMRLRAAMYCTRIAEYFRDKGKNVLLLMDSLTRFAQAQREIALAIGEPPATKGYPPSVFAKLPKLVERAGNAEAGGGSITAFYTVLSEGDDQQDPIADSARGVLDGHIVLSRRLAEEGHYPAIDIEASISRVMPSVVTPEHMARAQQFKQLWSRYQQSRDLISVGAYVAGGDRDTDLAIALQPQLVTYLRQGLNDKISMAESQAHLQSIFAPAPGG
- the fliJ gene encoding flagellar export protein FliJ produces the protein MANSRAARLAPVVDMAEKAEKAAVQRLGYFQGQVRLAESKLGDLERFRVEYQQQWIDRGSKGVSGQWLMGYQGFLNQLETAVGQQRQSLAWHQNNLDKAREAWQAAFARVEGLRKLVQRYIDEARAIEDKREQKLLDELSQRLPRHEQF
- a CDS encoding STAS domain-containing protein yields the protein MSIESEVSLDGKKLTIAIKGRFDFGSHQAFREAYERFYKVPETYIVDLKETTYMDSSALGMLLLLRDHAGGDDAEVRVLNSNSDVRKILAISNFDKLFDIS
- a CDS encoding fused response regulator/phosphatase, whose amino-acid sequence is MSALAPVLEALTILIAEDSAADRLLLSTIIRRQGHQVLTASNGVEAVEIFALERPQLVLMDALMPVMDGFEAARQIKQLAGEALVPIIFLTSLRESEALAQCLDAGGDDFLPKPYNPLILAAKINAMDRLRRLQAMVLQQRDLIARHHEHLLHEQRAAKAVFDKVAHSGCINAAPNIRYLQSPYALFNGDLLLAAYTPSGDMHVLLGDFTGHGLPAAIGAMPLAEVFYGMTAKGYGLTQTLREMNAKLKRILPVDMFCCATLLCLSAQRRAVEVWNGGMPEGYVHEVATGRRTPLISRHLPLGVLSAEAFDDSTEVWPMALGDRVFLLSDGVLDTADANDQLFGAARLQQVFAANREPDRLFEDIEQALAAFRGQTRDDVSMVEITLLSAPPLRMAEPMYADSGQSSPLDWSVSFEFRAQTLKNYNPLPYLLQLLLEVHGLREQSGALYSVMAELYSNALEHGVLGLDSALKRDAQGFAQYYRQRNERLAQLNSGYVRVHVQVAPTDQGGTMTLRVEDSGSGFDVDRELARPVDVDRLSGRGLSLVRQLSSAVRWSDGGRSVCVEFCWEALA